The following proteins are encoded in a genomic region of Burkholderia pyrrocinia:
- a CDS encoding Fis family transcriptional regulator, which yields MSKHNIEQCVRESLDVYFRDLDGSNPHDVYEMVMSCVEKPMLEVVLVQAGGNQSLAAEYLGINRNTLRKKLQQHGLL from the coding sequence ATGAGCAAGCACAACATCGAACAATGTGTCCGCGAGAGCCTGGACGTGTATTTCCGGGATCTAGACGGCTCCAATCCGCACGACGTCTATGAAATGGTGATGTCCTGCGTCGAAAAGCCGATGCTCGAGGTCGTGCTCGTACAGGCAGGCGGCAACCAGTCGCTCGCCGCGGAGTACCTCGGCATCAATCGCAATACGCTGCGCAAGAAGCTGCAGCAGCACGGCCTGCTGTAG
- the dusB gene encoding tRNA dihydrouridine synthase DusB: protein MPVIGPHVLRNNLFVAPMAGVTDRPFRQLCKRLGAGYAVSEMVASNAQLWKSAKTMRRANHEGEVEPIAVQIAGADPAMMAEAARYNVDNGAQIIDINMGCPAKKVCNVAAGSALLQNEPLVQRIVEAVVAAVGTGPDAVPVTLKIRTGWDREHKNAITVARLAEAAGISMLTVHGRTRADLYRGDAEYDTIAAVKAAVRIPVVANGDITSPAKAKAVLDATGADALMIGRAAQGRPWLFREIDHFLQTGELLPPPLIDEIQHVMNEHLEDHYAFYGEFTGVRTARKHIGWYTRGLSGANGFRHRMNTLDSSREQLAAVNAFFEAQKALSDHLVYVDDEEENGQGESDDHNQLAA, encoded by the coding sequence GGTTACGCCGTGTCCGAGATGGTCGCGTCCAACGCGCAGCTGTGGAAAAGCGCGAAGACGATGCGGCGCGCGAACCACGAAGGCGAGGTGGAGCCGATCGCCGTGCAAATCGCCGGCGCCGATCCGGCGATGATGGCCGAAGCGGCCCGCTACAACGTCGACAACGGCGCGCAGATCATCGACATCAACATGGGCTGCCCGGCGAAGAAGGTCTGCAACGTCGCGGCCGGCTCCGCGCTGCTGCAGAACGAGCCGCTCGTGCAGCGGATCGTCGAGGCCGTCGTCGCGGCGGTCGGCACGGGGCCCGATGCGGTGCCCGTCACGCTGAAGATCCGCACGGGCTGGGACCGCGAGCACAAGAACGCGATCACGGTCGCGCGCCTGGCCGAAGCCGCCGGCATCTCGATGCTCACCGTGCACGGCCGCACGCGCGCCGACCTGTACCGCGGCGACGCCGAATACGACACCATCGCTGCCGTGAAGGCGGCCGTGCGGATTCCGGTCGTCGCGAACGGCGACATCACGTCGCCCGCGAAGGCGAAGGCCGTGCTCGATGCCACGGGCGCCGACGCGCTGATGATCGGTCGCGCCGCGCAAGGCCGGCCATGGCTGTTCCGCGAAATCGATCATTTCCTGCAAACCGGCGAGCTGCTGCCCCCGCCGCTGATCGACGAGATCCAGCACGTGATGAACGAACACCTGGAAGACCACTACGCTTTCTATGGTGAATTCACGGGAGTCCGTACTGCGCGCAAGCACATCGGCTGGTACACTCGCGGCCTTTCCGGTGCCAACGGGTTCCGGCACAGGATGAACACGCTCGATTCCTCCCGCGAGCAGCTCGCCGCCGTCAATGCATTCTTCGAGGCGCAAAAGGCGCTGTCGGACCATCTCGTCTACGTCGATGACGAAGAGGAAAACGGCCAGGGCGAGTCGGACGACCATAACCAGTTAGCAGCATGA